GTCGGCAATTTCGTCGGCGGGCCCGAGGTATTCGAGGGCACCGTGCATCAATGGTCCGGCGTCGCATCCAGCAATTGCAGCGTGGTGCATCTGCCCGGAAAGGAGCTGCGGTCCCTTGCCACCGAGATCCCCAATCTTGCGATCGGCCTGATCGAAGGCCTCACGTTCAAGGGCAAATGCTATTCGGCGCTGGCCCAGATGCTGGGAACGCGCTCGATCACGCAGCGCCTTGCGCACCTCTTGCTGCATCTCGTCGAGCTCTATGGCGTCGAGGACGCGGACGGCCGCGTGATCGCCGCAGCCTTCACCCATGCGGACATCGCCCACATGGTCGGGGCGACGCGCCAATGGGTCACGATCAGCCTGAAGCGCATGCAGGAGAAGGGAATCGTGCTGACCAAGCGCTCGCAGATCGTGGTCTGCCGGACCGACGTGCTGGAGGAGATGCGTGGACACGCATCTGACTGAAGGATTTTGCGACCAGGCCCGGTGCACAGGCAAGCGGCTTTATAATGCAGGACTGCCCAAGGAGTATGCAATCAGCTTTTCCCGGCAACTAATCGACTGCGGTCATCATTCCGGATTTGCCCTGTCTGAGCCCTCACCCAATCATGGCAACCACAGCACATCCAACCGAATGAGGATGAGAATGGTCCGCCATCTTTCCACGCTCTCGATCGCGATGTCGGTGACGTCGCTGACGCTTCTGATTGCGCAGTCGGCCTCGGCGGAAACCGTGACGCTCGGCATCGGAACGCAGGACACCACGACCAACACGGTGACCGCCGGCGTTGTGATCCGCCAGCTGAACCTTCTCGAAAAGTACCTGCCCAAAGACGGCAAATACGCCAACATCAAGTTTCAGCTTGAGTGGCAGAACTTCACCTCGGGTCCGCCTGTCACCAATGCGATGATGGCGAACAAGCTCCAGATCGGCATGATGGGCGATTATCCGCTGATCGTGAACGGGTTCACCTTCGAGAGCAATCCGGAAAGCAAGAGCCGGCTGATGGGCATCGCCGCCTACAGCCTCGAAGGCTCCGGCAATGGCCTCGTCGTTCACAAGGACTCGCCCTACTACGATCTCGGCGACCTCAAAGGCAAGCTGGTCAGCGTGCCCTTCGGCTCCGCCGCGCACGGCATGGTCCTGAAGGCGATGCAGGACCGTGGCTATCCCGCGGACTTCTTCCAGCTCGTCAGCCAGAGCCCTGAAGTCGGCTCGACCAATCTCCAGGAAAAGAAGATCGACGCGCATGCCGACTTCGTTCCCTTCGCCGAGCTGCTGCCCTTCCGCGGCTTCGCACGAAAGATCTTCGACGGCGTCGAGACCAACTTGCCGACATTCCACGGCATCGTGGTCCGCACCGATTTTGCCGAGAAATACCCGGAAGTCGTCGTCGCCTATTTCAAGGCGGTGATTGCCGCCAACCAATGGCTGCGCGACGATCCCAAGCTCGCCGCCGAAAAGATCCAGGAATGGACCGGCATCAACAAGGAAGTGGTCTATATCTTCCTGGGGCCCAGCGGCAACATGACCACCGATCCGACGATCAAGCCAGCTCTGATCGATGCCGCCGCAGTCGACGTCAAGGTGCTGCAGAACCTCGGTCGCATGAAGGAATTTGATCCGAAGAAGTGGGTCGACGATAGTTTCATCCGCAAGGCCTACGCCGAAATGAAGCTCGACTATGACACACGGCTCGCCAGCACGAAGAACTACGAGATCGCCGGTGAAGACAGCTTCTGCAAGAAGCCGATTGCTGATCCGCGCAAGGCTGGCGAAGTCTGGGTGGATGATGCCGGCATCATGCCCTTCGCGTCAGCCAACTGCACGCTTGGCGCCTATGCCGACTACAAGGCCAAGGGCAAGAAGATCAACGTCGCTTACGTTTTCGATACGACACGCGGCATCAAGCTGTTCGCCGACCAGGCCTTCTACGCAGTGGG
The nucleotide sequence above comes from Bradyrhizobium sp. NDS-1. Encoded proteins:
- a CDS encoding ABC transporter substrate-binding protein, with translation MVRHLSTLSIAMSVTSLTLLIAQSASAETVTLGIGTQDTTTNTVTAGVVIRQLNLLEKYLPKDGKYANIKFQLEWQNFTSGPPVTNAMMANKLQIGMMGDYPLIVNGFTFESNPESKSRLMGIAAYSLEGSGNGLVVHKDSPYYDLGDLKGKLVSVPFGSAAHGMVLKAMQDRGYPADFFQLVSQSPEVGSTNLQEKKIDAHADFVPFAELLPFRGFARKIFDGVETNLPTFHGIVVRTDFAEKYPEVVVAYFKAVIAANQWLRDDPKLAAEKIQEWTGINKEVVYIFLGPSGNMTTDPTIKPALIDAAAVDVKVLQNLGRMKEFDPKKWVDDSFIRKAYAEMKLDYDTRLASTKNYEIAGEDSFCKKPIADPRKAGEVWVDDAGIMPFASANCTLGAYADYKAKGKKINVAYVFDTTRGIKLFADQAFYAVGNGDVAPFLLKKDAEAHAAKISGKVLGFEDAVKVAVGGGKT
- a CDS encoding Crp/Fnr family transcriptional regulator, whose translation is MMLQAANVVRGPIPPAVRPTGSSSLLLTENQQWIGGPPPLMDKLSPRERELVLKQGRRKVLNRGQTLFSQGGKHDGIWLVESGRIRVFYTSPLGREITLAYWHVGNFVGGPEVFEGTVHQWSGVASSNCSVVHLPGKELRSLATEIPNLAIGLIEGLTFKGKCYSALAQMLGTRSITQRLAHLLLHLVELYGVEDADGRVIAAAFTHADIAHMVGATRQWVTISLKRMQEKGIVLTKRSQIVVCRTDVLEEMRGHASD